A window of the Pseudomonas gozinkensis genome harbors these coding sequences:
- a CDS encoding L-serine ammonia-lyase, which translates to MAISVFELFKVGIGPSSSHTVGPMRAAATFAQALIEQHLLNDVQRVEIRLYGSLSATGVGHATDRATVMGLMGEWPDSIDPSTIEPRIQQLRETGQLSLAGERSIAFNWQHDLLLLDESLPYHPNAMSLTAFGASGQLFEQTYYSVGGGFIIEAAEAESGVAPAGDVELPYEFSSAVELLALCKQHNLRVSELMMANERAWRSDAEIRQGLLHIWSVMRECVEQGLRHEGILPGGLNVPRRAAKLHRSLLEIGKPNVISSTLSAMEWVNLFALAVNEENAAGGRMVTAPTNGAAGIIPAVLHYYMKFNPDASDDDVVAFFLGAAAVGILCKKNASISGAEVGCQGEVGSACAMAAAGLADVLGATPEQLENAAEIGLEHNLGLTCDPVGGLVQVPCIERNAIAAVKAINATQMALRGDGKHFISLDRVIRTMRDTGADMHDKYKETSRGGLAVSWVEC; encoded by the coding sequence ATGGCTATCAGTGTTTTCGAGCTATTCAAAGTGGGTATCGGCCCGTCCAGCTCCCACACCGTCGGCCCGATGCGCGCCGCCGCGACCTTCGCCCAGGCCCTGATCGAGCAGCATTTGCTGAACGATGTGCAACGGGTGGAAATCCGTTTGTACGGCTCGCTTTCGGCCACTGGCGTCGGTCACGCCACTGACCGCGCAACGGTCATGGGGTTGATGGGCGAATGGCCGGACAGCATCGATCCATCGACCATCGAGCCACGTATCCAGCAACTGCGCGAGACCGGCCAACTGTCCCTCGCCGGTGAACGCTCAATTGCCTTCAACTGGCAGCACGATCTACTGCTGCTGGACGAGAGCCTGCCCTACCACCCCAACGCCATGTCGCTGACAGCCTTCGGTGCATCAGGGCAACTGTTCGAGCAGACGTACTACTCGGTCGGTGGCGGTTTCATCATCGAAGCGGCCGAAGCCGAATCCGGTGTGGCGCCGGCCGGCGACGTCGAGTTGCCTTACGAATTCTCCAGCGCCGTCGAACTGCTCGCACTGTGCAAGCAACACAACCTGCGGGTTTCCGAACTGATGATGGCCAACGAACGGGCCTGGCGCAGCGACGCAGAGATCCGTCAGGGCCTGCTGCACATCTGGTCGGTGATGCGCGAATGCGTCGAGCAAGGCCTGCGTCACGAAGGCATCCTGCCTGGCGGTCTGAATGTTCCCCGTCGTGCGGCGAAATTGCACCGCAGCCTGCTGGAAATCGGCAAGCCGAACGTCATCAGCTCGACCCTGTCGGCGATGGAATGGGTCAACCTGTTCGCCCTCGCCGTCAACGAAGAAAACGCCGCCGGCGGGCGCATGGTGACTGCGCCGACCAACGGTGCCGCCGGGATCATTCCGGCTGTCCTGCACTACTACATGAAATTCAATCCGGACGCGTCCGACGATGACGTGGTCGCGTTCTTTCTGGGCGCAGCTGCCGTAGGCATCCTGTGCAAGAAAAACGCCTCGATTTCCGGCGCCGAAGTCGGCTGCCAGGGCGAGGTGGGCTCTGCCTGCGCGATGGCCGCTGCGGGTCTGGCCGATGTGCTCGGCGCCACCCCGGAGCAACTGGAGAACGCCGCCGAAATCGGTCTGGAACATAACCTCGGCCTGACCTGCGACCCGGTCGGCGGGCTCGTGCAGGTGCCGTGCATCGAGCGCAACGCCATCGCTGCGGTGAAGGCAATCAACGCCACGCAAATGGCCCTGCGCGGCGACGGCAAACACTTCATTTCCCTCGACCGGGTGATCCGCACCATGCGCGATACCGGCGCCGACATGCATGACAAATACAAAGAGACTTCACGGGGCGGCCTGGCCGTGAGCTGGGTGGAGTGCTGA
- a CDS encoding LysR substrate-binding domain-containing protein, whose amino-acid sequence MSRQLHAQTYVWLQVFSCAARHLSFTRCAEELHITPGAVSQQIRQLEERLGFRLFHRRARGVELSAEGQRLAITVNEAYGSIDAELRRLDAGMISGILRVRSIPSFLSKWLTPRLPRLQQRYPDIQLRLVAEDSSVPLHEGDFDLAIDLNDGSYPGLLSTALLDEQIFPVCAPGLLRGRPPLHGPADLVHFPLLHDITAWRGSYEYAEWEFYLNAIGFEGADVRRGHTFNRNHLTIEAAIAGMGVAIARRTLLNDELERGTLIVPFGISVPNHKRYVLLYAPGALSHPGVRAVHDWLVEEAGIFRSLHPLGDGQL is encoded by the coding sequence ATGAGTCGTCAATTGCATGCCCAGACTTACGTCTGGCTGCAGGTGTTTTCCTGTGCCGCGCGGCACCTGTCGTTCACCCGCTGTGCCGAAGAACTGCACATCACGCCGGGGGCCGTGAGCCAGCAAATCCGACAGCTGGAAGAGCGTTTGGGGTTTCGCCTGTTTCACCGTCGTGCGCGGGGCGTGGAGCTGAGTGCGGAAGGGCAGCGACTGGCGATCACGGTCAACGAAGCCTACGGCAGCATCGATGCGGAATTGCGGCGCCTGGATGCGGGGATGATCAGCGGGATTCTGCGAGTCCGTTCGATTCCATCGTTCCTCAGCAAATGGTTGACCCCGCGTCTGCCACGCCTGCAACAACGTTACCCGGACATCCAGTTGCGGCTGGTGGCCGAGGACAGCAGCGTGCCGTTGCATGAAGGGGATTTCGACCTGGCCATCGACCTGAACGACGGCAGCTATCCGGGATTGTTATCCACAGCCTTGCTCGACGAGCAGATCTTTCCGGTGTGCGCACCGGGCCTGCTACGTGGGCGGCCGCCGCTGCACGGGCCGGCGGATCTGGTGCATTTCCCGCTGTTGCACGACATCACCGCCTGGCGTGGCAGTTATGAATACGCGGAGTGGGAGTTTTATCTGAATGCCATCGGTTTCGAGGGTGCCGATGTGCGGCGCGGGCACACGTTCAATCGCAACCACCTGACCATCGAAGCGGCGATTGCCGGCATGGGCGTGGCAATTGCCCGGCGAACGCTGCTCAACGATGAACTGGAGCGGGGGACGTTGATCGTGCCGTTCGGGATTTCGGTGCCCAATCACAAGCGCTATGTCTTGCTTTATGCGCCGGGGGCGTTGAGCCATCCGGGCGTGCGGGCGGTACATGACTGGCTGGTGGAAGAGGCGGGGATTTTCCGCAGCCTGCACCCGTTGGGTGATGGCCAATTGTGA
- a CDS encoding HPF/RaiA family ribosome-associated protein yields the protein MQIQVNSDNHIQSSKRLEEWVRTTIESTLDRYEEDLTRVEVHLSDENGDKPGPHDLRCQLEARPKGHQPISVTHKADSLEQAIDGAAEKLEHALEHLFGKLRGKPRAAVVPFTSKANDKLLAEEFDENEQAAINS from the coding sequence ATGCAAATCCAAGTCAACAGCGACAACCATATTCAAAGCAGCAAACGACTGGAGGAGTGGGTACGAACCACAATTGAGAGCACGCTCGACCGTTATGAAGAAGACCTGACCCGTGTCGAAGTCCATCTGAGCGACGAGAACGGTGACAAACCAGGTCCTCATGATTTGCGCTGCCAACTGGAAGCGCGGCCAAAAGGCCATCAACCGATTTCCGTCACCCACAAAGCCGATTCGCTGGAACAGGCGATCGATGGTGCAGCCGAAAAACTGGAGCACGCGCTGGAGCACCTGTTTGGCAAACTGCGCGGCAAACCACGAGCCGCTGTGGTGCCATTCACAAGCAAGGCCAATGACAAGCTATTGGCGGAAGAGTTTGACGAGAACGAACAGGCAGCGATCAACAGTTGA
- the fecA gene encoding TonB-dependent Fe(3+) dicitrate receptor FecA → MHPTRLTPLARTLRNLVLGASLSFSALPLVQAADTKAYHIAPSSLENALNQFGREAGVLISFGSQVTSGVQSRGLEGSYTAEQGLNALLEGTGLQARAEGGNAFSLQPSNDSALELDTSKVVGDWLGEAAQVNVFEHPGARDVIRREEFKRQGATQARDVLNRIPGVNAPENNGTGSHDMALNFGIRGLNPRLAARSTVLMDGIPVPFAPYGQPQLSFAPISMGNMDAVDVVRGGGAVRYGPQNVGGVVNFVTRAIPDEPTVKGGFQTETSPSSSHDGFKTSANLLAGGTNANGLGGALLYSGTRGGDWREHSDTEIDDLILKGKYQLDEANSFNAMAQYYEGKADMPGGLNVADYDADPYQSTRPKDQFWGRRTMFNFGYRYQEDRREFTANTFFTKTLRSGYLDQGTFLSLSPREYWVRGLETRFAQGFDLGATSHEVGVGYRYINEAGHELRYRTPISSNEYPTTNSRNDRDTRGGTEANAFFVDDRIDIGKWTITPGVRYEMIESQQTNNLTNVKYKGDYNTALPALNVLYHLTDSWNLYANTEGSFGSVQYSQMPNRVSSGEVKPEKARTWEVGTRYDNGALRAEIGAFLINFDNQYESNQTNDSVIARGETRHQGIETSVNYALDDLSPALAGFDIYATYAYVDATIREDGPNKGNRVPFSSKHKGTIGVGYTEGPWKLNLDSSFQSDQFADNANTSKESADGSTGKIPGYMLFSSRAGYDFGPQLSDLNVAVGVKNIFNTQYFTRSFDDNNKGKYVGEPRTVYVQTSVAF, encoded by the coding sequence ATGCACCCCACCCGCCTCACGCCGCTGGCCCGAACCCTGCGCAACCTTGTCCTCGGCGCCAGCCTGAGCTTCAGCGCCCTGCCCCTTGTGCAGGCTGCCGACACCAAGGCTTATCACATTGCCCCGTCGTCGCTGGAAAATGCCCTCAACCAGTTCGGCCGTGAAGCCGGTGTGCTGATTTCATTCGGCTCGCAAGTCACCAGCGGTGTGCAAAGCCGTGGCCTCGAAGGCAGCTACACAGCCGAGCAAGGTCTGAACGCGCTGCTCGAAGGCACTGGTCTGCAAGCACGGGCCGAAGGTGGTAATGCCTTCAGCCTGCAACCGTCGAACGACAGCGCCCTGGAGCTGGACACCTCGAAAGTGGTCGGCGACTGGCTGGGTGAAGCGGCGCAGGTCAACGTCTTCGAACATCCCGGTGCCCGTGACGTGATCCGCCGCGAAGAGTTCAAACGCCAGGGCGCGACCCAGGCCCGCGATGTGCTCAACCGCATTCCCGGGGTCAACGCTCCGGAAAATAACGGAACCGGCAGCCACGACATGGCGCTGAACTTCGGTATTCGCGGCCTCAACCCCCGTCTGGCTGCACGCTCGACGGTGTTGATGGACGGCATTCCGGTGCCATTCGCGCCTTACGGTCAGCCGCAGTTGTCGTTCGCGCCAATCAGCATGGGCAACATGGACGCCGTGGACGTGGTGCGTGGCGGCGGCGCCGTGCGTTACGGCCCGCAGAACGTCGGCGGCGTGGTCAACTTCGTGACCAGGGCGATTCCGGACGAGCCCACCGTCAAGGGCGGATTCCAGACCGAAACCAGCCCATCGTCGAGCCACGACGGCTTCAAGACCAGCGCCAATCTGCTGGCCGGCGGCACCAATGCCAATGGTCTGGGCGGCGCGCTGCTTTACTCCGGCACTCGCGGTGGCGACTGGCGCGAACACAGCGACACGGAAATCGACGACCTGATCCTCAAGGGCAAATACCAGCTCGACGAAGCCAACAGCTTCAACGCCATGGCCCAGTATTACGAAGGCAAGGCCGACATGCCCGGCGGTCTGAATGTCGCCGACTACGATGCCGATCCGTATCAGTCGACCCGGCCGAAAGACCAGTTCTGGGGCCGCCGCACGATGTTCAATTTCGGCTATCGCTATCAGGAAGATCGCCGCGAGTTCACCGCCAACACGTTCTTCACCAAGACCCTGCGCAGCGGTTATCTGGATCAGGGCACCTTCCTGTCGCTGTCGCCCCGCGAATACTGGGTGCGAGGTCTGGAAACCCGCTTCGCCCAGGGCTTCGACCTCGGCGCCACCAGCCATGAAGTCGGCGTCGGCTATCGCTACATCAATGAAGCCGGCCATGAATTGCGCTATCGCACGCCGATCAGCAGCAACGAATACCCGACCACCAACAGCCGCAATGACCGCGACACTCGCGGCGGCACCGAAGCCAATGCGTTCTTCGTCGATGACCGGATCGACATCGGCAAGTGGACGATCACCCCGGGCGTGCGCTACGAGATGATCGAGTCGCAGCAGACCAACAACCTGACCAACGTCAAATACAAGGGCGACTACAACACCGCGCTGCCGGCGCTGAACGTGCTGTATCACCTGACCGACAGCTGGAACCTGTACGCCAACACCGAAGGCTCCTTCGGCAGCGTGCAATACAGCCAGATGCCCAACCGCGTCAGCAGCGGCGAAGTGAAACCGGAGAAGGCCCGCACCTGGGAAGTCGGCACCCGTTACGACAACGGTGCGCTGCGAGCGGAGATCGGCGCGTTCCTGATCAACTTCGACAACCAGTACGAAAGCAATCAGACCAACGACTCGGTGATCGCCCGTGGCGAAACCCGCCATCAGGGCATCGAAACCAGCGTCAATTACGCCCTCGACGACTTGAGCCCGGCGCTGGCCGGCTTCGATATCTACGCCACTTACGCTTATGTGGATGCGACCATTCGCGAAGACGGGCCGAACAAGGGCAATCGTGTGCCGTTCTCGTCGAAACACAAAGGCACGATCGGCGTCGGTTACACCGAAGGGCCGTGGAAGCTGAACCTGGACAGCAGCTTCCAGAGCGACCAGTTCGCCGACAACGCCAACACCTCGAAAGAAAGTGCCGACGGCAGCACCGGCAAGATCCCGGGCTACATGCTGTTCAGCAGCCGTGCCGGCTATGACTTCGGCCCGCAGCTGTCGGACCTGAACGTCGCGGTGGGGGTGAAGAACATCTTCAACACCCAGTATTTCACCCGCTCGTTCGATGACAACAACAAGGGCAAGTATGTCGGTGAGCCGCGCACGGTGTACGTGCAGACTTCCGTTGCTTTCTGA
- a CDS encoding DUF4880 domain-containing protein: MNPPMDFSAQVAEQAVHWLLEMQQGQLSPRQQQAWQQWIDAHSEHRRAWEHMQRVNSRLRGLSSPLAHAALNAPKSASRRQALKLLLILGAGSAVTCGMREYNPLPSLLADYRSPIGQRRKISLGAGGQLQLNTASAADVRGDGLIRLLEGEMLLTATQSFEVQTAQGVLKTQGARINVRQFADRTQIALFEGRVELSTQGRVPMLLPIARQLSFSTTGVGEAKPLDANSGAWADGMLVAAHMRLGDFLDELGRYRRGQLNCDAKVADLLISGTYPLDDSERILDLLEISLPVKVKRFTRYWVTVEARA; the protein is encoded by the coding sequence GTGAACCCGCCGATGGATTTTTCCGCGCAGGTCGCCGAACAGGCGGTCCACTGGTTGCTGGAAATGCAGCAAGGACAACTGAGCCCGCGCCAGCAACAGGCCTGGCAGCAATGGATCGACGCCCACAGCGAACACCGTCGCGCCTGGGAACACATGCAGCGGGTCAATTCGCGGTTGCGCGGATTGTCGTCGCCACTGGCCCACGCCGCGCTGAATGCGCCGAAGTCCGCCAGCCGTCGTCAGGCGCTGAAGCTGTTGCTGATTCTCGGCGCCGGATCGGCGGTGACCTGCGGGATGCGCGAATACAATCCGTTGCCATCGCTGCTGGCCGATTACCGCAGCCCGATCGGTCAGCGGCGCAAGATCTCGCTCGGCGCTGGCGGCCAATTGCAGCTCAACACCGCCAGCGCGGCGGATGTCCGGGGCGATGGCCTGATCCGTCTGCTCGAAGGCGAAATGCTGCTGACCGCCACTCAATCTTTCGAAGTGCAAACCGCCCAAGGCGTGCTGAAAACCCAGGGCGCGCGAATAAACGTGCGGCAATTTGCCGACCGTACGCAGATCGCACTGTTTGAAGGGCGGGTCGAATTGAGCACACAAGGTCGCGTGCCGATGTTGCTGCCGATCGCCCGACAATTGAGTTTCAGCACCACCGGCGTCGGTGAGGCAAAACCGCTGGACGCCAACAGCGGCGCCTGGGCCGACGGCATGCTGGTGGCCGCGCACATGCGCCTTGGCGACTTCCTCGACGAACTCGGCCGCTACCGTCGCGGGCAGCTCAACTGCGATGCGAAAGTCGCCGACTTGCTGATCTCCGGGACTTATCCACTGGACGACAGCGAGCGGATTCTCGATCTGCTGGAAATCAGTTTGCCGGTAAAAGTGAAGCGTTTTACGCGTTACTGGGTGACGGTGGAAGCCAGAGCCTGA